The proteins below come from a single Cervus canadensis isolate Bull #8, Minnesota chromosome 2, ASM1932006v1, whole genome shotgun sequence genomic window:
- the LOC122428549 gene encoding disintegrin and metalloproteinase domain-containing protein 30-like: MRSVRPCLSPGRSLLLAVLLVDSLGKDLIFHPEWGFDSYEITIPKKLSFRGGEQGTARHVSYLLQVKGKNRVLHLWPKRFLLPRNLQVFSFTEQGRLLEDHPYIPSDCNYMGLVEGNQDSEATISTCMGGLRGILKIAANHYQIQPFKASSNFEHMVYPLEKEEEFPNQICGLTNDETIEQMAQHENMARTPDFTESYVHQKYLELALVFDNSRYLYLNSNLTQVINDAILLTSIADSYFQEVHMRIQLLAVEVWTDRDKIALNFPELSQVLIQFVQYRSRDLRLRIPADWAHLYVHKTFKDVLAHHWGSVCSMMPSGSTSSMLDRNILGPATWTAHVLGHSVGMTHDYEYCQCKGRHSCIMGTGRAGFSNCSYAEFYSHVNSGLNCLNNLPGLGFVVKRCGNKIVEENEECDCGSTEECEEDRCCQPDCKFKRGASCNIGLCCHNCRFRPSGYMCRMEENECDLAEYCSGTSAFCPNDTYKQDGTPCKYEAHCFKQSCQSRYMQCQKIFGLDAKDAPHQCYDAVNVIGDQYGNCGISGVRKYKKCPKERSLCGRLQCINVETLPDMPDHTILISTHLHEENLMCWGIGYHLAMVPMGLPDLGVINDGTSCGKERVCFNRSCVNSSVLKFDCFPEKCNRRGVCNSNRNCHCMYGWAPPFCEEAGYGGSIDSGPPGPLKEGVPISVQVVSLMVMRLIFLVISVILVLFWNVLEHI, from the coding sequence ATGAGGTCAGTGAGGCCCTGCCTCTCCCCGGGCCGGTCGCTACTCCTGGCGGTGCTCCTGGTTGACTCTCTTGGCAAGGATTTAATTTTTCACCCGGAGTGGGGCTTTGACTCCTATGAAATCACCATTCCCAAGAAGCTGAGCTTCCGTGGAGGGGAGCAGGGGACAGCCAGGCACGTGTCCTACCTCCTGCAGGTAAAAGGCAAGAACCGCGTCCTTCACCTGTGGCCCAAGAGGTTTCTGTTGCCTCGGAATCTGCAGGTTTTCTCCTTCACAGAACAGGGGAGACTCTTGGAAGATCACCCTTATATACCCAGTGACTGCAACTATATGGGCTTGGTTGAAGGAAATCAGGATTCTGAAGCTACGATAAGTACATGCATGGGAGGTCTCCGAGGCATCCTGAAAATTGCTGCCAATCATTATCAAATCCAGCCCTTCAAGGCTTCTTCCAATTTTGAACATATGgtatatcccctggagaaagaggaggaatttCCTAATCAGATCTGTGGCTTAACTAATGATGAAACAATAGAGCAGATGGCCCAGCATGAGAACATGGCTAGGACTCCAGATTTCACTGAGTCATATGTGCACCAAAAGTACTTGGAATTAGCCCTGGTCTTTGATAATAGTAGGTATTTATATTTGAACTCCAATCTTACTCAAGTCATAAATGATGCCATTCTTCTGACTTCAATTGCAGACTCTTACTTTCAAGAAGTCCATATGAGAATACAACTATTAGCTGTTGAAGTATGGACAGACAGAGACAAAATAGCACTTAATTTCCCAGAGCTATCACAAGTTTTAATCCAGTTTGTGCAGTACAGATCACGTGACCTACGTCTTCGGATTCCAGCAGATTGGGCACACCTGTATGTTCACAAAACATTTAAGGATGTACTTGCTCATCACTGGGGAAGTGTATGTAGTATGATGCCTTCAGGATCTACAAGTTCTATGCTAGATAGAAACATCCTTGGACCCGCCACTTGGACTGCTCATGTTCTGGGCCATAGTGTGGGAATGACCCATGATTATGAATACTGCCAGTGTAAGGGTAGGCATAGTTGTATCATGGGCACTGGACGAGCTGGGTTTAGTAATTGTAGTTATGCCGAATTTTATTCACATGTAAATTCAGGATTAAACTGTCTAAATAATCTCCCAGGCCTAGGCTTTGTGGTTAAGAGATGTGGAAACAAAATTGTGGAAGAGAATGAGGAATGTGATTGTGGTTCAACAGAGGAGTGTGAAGAAGACAGGTGTTGTCAACCAGATTGTAAATTCAAACGAGGTGCCAGCTGTAATATTGGACTTTGTTGTCATAACTGTCGATTTCGTCCATCTGGATACATGTGTCGgatggaagaaaatgaatgtgACCTTGCAGAGTACTGCAGTGGGACCTCAGCTTTCTGTCCAAATGATACTTATAAGCAGGACGGAACCCCTTGCAAGTACGAAGCCCATTGTTTCAAACAGAGTTGTCAATCCAGGTATATGCAGTGCCAAAAAATTTTTGGACTTGATGCCAAAGATGCTCCTCATCAGTGCTATGATGCAGTTAATGTAATAGGTGATCAATATGGGAACTGTGGGATTTCAGGAGTTCGTAAGTATAAAAAGTGTCCCAAAGAAAGATCCTTATGTGGCAGGCTCCAGTGTATAAATGTCGAAACCCTCCCTGATATGCCAGATCATACTATCCTAATATCCACTCATCTGCATGAAGAAAATCTCATGTGCTGGGGCATTGGCTATCATCTAGCCATGGTACCTATGGGGTTACCTGACCTGGGTGTGATAAATGATGGTACCTCCTGTGGTAAGGAGCGGGTATGTTTTAATAGAAGTTGTGTGAATAGCTCAGTCCTGAAATTTGACTGTTTCCCTGAGAAGTGCAACCGCCGAGGAGTTTGCAACAGTAACAGAAACTGCCACTGCATGTATGGTTGGGCCCCTCCATTCTGTGAGGAGGCAGGATATGGAGGAAGCATTGACAGTGGGCCTCCAGGACCACTAAAGGAAGGGGTGCCTATCTCAGTTCAGGTTGTGTCCCTTATGGTAATGCGCCTTATTTTCTTAGTTATCTCAGTGATTCTTGTGTTATTTTGGAATGTCCTAGAACACATCtga